Proteins encoded together in one Onychomys torridus unplaced genomic scaffold, mOncTor1.1, whole genome shotgun sequence window:
- the LOC118575903 gene encoding protein POLR1D-like, with protein MKCPLAGTNKRFLINTIKNTLPSHKEQDHEQKEGNKEPGQSQDQKETSSKTHRSHSSKRSLHSPRGSVGHSPPRKRSSRDKRDARGSRR; from the coding sequence ATGAAGTGTCCTCTTGCTGGTACAAATAAAAGATTCCTAATTAACACAATTAAGAACACATTGCCCTCCCATAAAGAGCAAGACCATGAACAGAAAGAGGGCAACAAGGAACCCGGCCAAAGCCAAGACCAGAAAGAGACCAGCTCAAAGACGCACAGAAGCCACTCCTCCAAGCGCAGCCTGCACTCGCCCCGAGGCTCCGTGGGCCACTCGCCCCCGAGAAAGCGCTCCTCCCGGGACAAGCGCGACGCCCGAGGCAGCAGGCGATGA